The following proteins are encoded in a genomic region of Danio rerio strain Tuebingen ecotype United States chromosome 16, GRCz12tu, whole genome shotgun sequence:
- the ccr8.1 gene encoding C-C chemokine receptor type 5 isoform X2, which yields MEDSSIPDLNDHTLYISNVNGPVTDQPTTPVLMITDYSYDDYYNSVDPDSLPCVYPAHGASILPVLYSLFFVLGFLGNTLVIRLVLKSLRSMTDICLLNLAIADLLLVSSLPFLAHYARDQWIFGGPMCTIVLSVYHIGFYSGIFFIVLMSVDQYLAVVHAVFALKVRTRTYGFLASLVIWVAAVAASFPELIYIDTTDINNQTLCTSYPTTDQSSYHDSKTNGIFKMNIIGLIIPLSVIGFCYSMILIKLLNVRSSRKQAIRLVVVVMVVFFCCWVPYNIAAFFKALELKRVIPHSCESSKAITLSLQITEAVAYSHSCINPFLYVFVGEKFRKHLFRLLNRTPFSRLQFMKSYVQTTASVYSQTTSLDARSSASV from the coding sequence ATCAAATGTGAACGGGCCAGTTACTGATCAGCCAACTACCCCTGTTCTTATGATTACAGACTACAGTTATGATGATTACTACAACTCTGTTGATCCTGATTCATTACCCTGTGTTTATCCAGCGCATGGAGCTAGCATCCTCCCAGTGTTATACTCCCTGTTTTTTGTACTAGGCTTTCTGGGTAACACATTAGTTATCAGGTTGGTTTTGAAGAGCCTGAGAAGCATGACTGATATCTGTCTCCTGAACCTGGCTATAGCTGACCTGCTCTTGGTCTCCTCGCTTCCCTTTCTGGCGCACTATGCCAGAGACCAGTGGATCTTTGGAGGTCCTATGTGCACTATAGTGCTAAGTGTCTACCACATTGGATTCTATAGTGGGATTTTCTTCATTGTACTGATGAGCGTTGATCAATACTTGGCTGTAGTTCATGCTGTGTTTGCATTGAAAGTCAGAACAAGAACATACGGGTTCTTAGCTAGTTTAGTCATATGGGTCGCTGCTGTCGCTGCATCATTTCCTGAGTTGATATACATCGACACCACagatataaataatcaaactctttGTACATCCTATCCAACGACTGATCAATCCTCTTATCATGATTCAAAGACAAATggaatctttaaaatgaacatcaTAGGTTTAATTATTCCACTTTCTGTCATAGGATTTTGTTACTCGATGATTCTCATCAAACTTCTAAATGTTCGATCATCTAGGAAGCAGGCTATTCGTCTTGTCGTGGTGGTGATGGTGGTCTTCTTCTGCTGCTGGGTTCCGTACAACATTGCAGCTTTTTTTAAAGCCTTGGAGCTGAAAAGAGTCATACCTCATTCCTGTGAAAGTAGTAAGGCAATCACTTTAAGTCTGCAGATCACAGAAGCTGTGGCGTACTCACACAGCTGTATTAATCCATTTCTCTATGTGTTCGTGGGAGAGAAATTTAGGAAGCATCTTTTCAGACTTCTGAACAGGACACCATTCAGCAGACTGCAGTTCATGAAAAGTTATGTACAGACCACAGCATCTGTTTATTCACAGACTACTAGCTTGGATGCAAGATCCTCTGCCTCAGTCTGA
- the ccr8.1 gene encoding C-C chemokine receptor type 5 isoform X1, with protein sequence MSSTIALLSIAAQLLLTDMEDSSIPDLNDHTLYISNVNGPVTDQPTTPVLMITDYSYDDYYNSVDPDSLPCVYPAHGASILPVLYSLFFVLGFLGNTLVIRLVLKSLRSMTDICLLNLAIADLLLVSSLPFLAHYARDQWIFGGPMCTIVLSVYHIGFYSGIFFIVLMSVDQYLAVVHAVFALKVRTRTYGFLASLVIWVAAVAASFPELIYIDTTDINNQTLCTSYPTTDQSSYHDSKTNGIFKMNIIGLIIPLSVIGFCYSMILIKLLNVRSSRKQAIRLVVVVMVVFFCCWVPYNIAAFFKALELKRVIPHSCESSKAITLSLQITEAVAYSHSCINPFLYVFVGEKFRKHLFRLLNRTPFSRLQFMKSYVQTTASVYSQTTSLDARSSASV encoded by the coding sequence ATCAAATGTGAACGGGCCAGTTACTGATCAGCCAACTACCCCTGTTCTTATGATTACAGACTACAGTTATGATGATTACTACAACTCTGTTGATCCTGATTCATTACCCTGTGTTTATCCAGCGCATGGAGCTAGCATCCTCCCAGTGTTATACTCCCTGTTTTTTGTACTAGGCTTTCTGGGTAACACATTAGTTATCAGGTTGGTTTTGAAGAGCCTGAGAAGCATGACTGATATCTGTCTCCTGAACCTGGCTATAGCTGACCTGCTCTTGGTCTCCTCGCTTCCCTTTCTGGCGCACTATGCCAGAGACCAGTGGATCTTTGGAGGTCCTATGTGCACTATAGTGCTAAGTGTCTACCACATTGGATTCTATAGTGGGATTTTCTTCATTGTACTGATGAGCGTTGATCAATACTTGGCTGTAGTTCATGCTGTGTTTGCATTGAAAGTCAGAACAAGAACATACGGGTTCTTAGCTAGTTTAGTCATATGGGTCGCTGCTGTCGCTGCATCATTTCCTGAGTTGATATACATCGACACCACagatataaataatcaaactctttGTACATCCTATCCAACGACTGATCAATCCTCTTATCATGATTCAAAGACAAATggaatctttaaaatgaacatcaTAGGTTTAATTATTCCACTTTCTGTCATAGGATTTTGTTACTCGATGATTCTCATCAAACTTCTAAATGTTCGATCATCTAGGAAGCAGGCTATTCGTCTTGTCGTGGTGGTGATGGTGGTCTTCTTCTGCTGCTGGGTTCCGTACAACATTGCAGCTTTTTTTAAAGCCTTGGAGCTGAAAAGAGTCATACCTCATTCCTGTGAAAGTAGTAAGGCAATCACTTTAAGTCTGCAGATCACAGAAGCTGTGGCGTACTCACACAGCTGTATTAATCCATTTCTCTATGTGTTCGTGGGAGAGAAATTTAGGAAGCATCTTTTCAGACTTCTGAACAGGACACCATTCAGCAGACTGCAGTTCATGAAAAGTTATGTACAGACCACAGCATCTGTTTATTCACAGACTACTAGCTTGGATGCAAGATCCTCTGCCTCAGTCTGA